The genomic interval CTACTGGAACTCGCTGGCCGACAGCATCAGAGGCGACCGGCGCGAACAGATCCGCGAGACGCTGCTGGCCCGCCAGCGGACCTTCGGCGACGACATCGCACCGCTGATCGCGGCCGACAGCGACGAGTTCTGGCCCGCCGTCGCGGAGGTGTACGACTACGAGGCGGCCATCGACATCGTCGAACGCCACTTCGAGTACAGCACGCCCCTGCGCGAGCATCGGGACGCGTTCGTCTTCGAACTGGAGATCGATCCGGGCGAGGTGCTGGGCGGGCTCGCCAGAGCGCTCCCGTCGCTCCAGGTCGAGTTCACCGACGAGGCGCTGCGCTCGATGCGGCGGGCCGAACAGCGGGTCATCCCGGAGGCTAAATCCGACGTTGAACACGTCTTCGAGGAGTGAGCGACCGCCCCGGCGCGGCTGTCCGGCGCCGCTGGCGAGCGTGTCGAATGGGGGGATGGTACACGCCGACAGCGGCGTGCACCGACGGACAAGGCAATCGGTGGTATTGGTGGACGAGGCACCGCTCTGGCACGGAGTGTGCCTCGTGGCTGACTGACGACGGCAGGGACGGTCTGGGTACAGTGGTATCGAGCCCCGCGTGTGGGGCAAGTCGTCGGGGGACAGGTGTCCGACGATGGGATACGAGTCACAGCCCGTTCGCCTGCCATCCGACTCGACTGGCCGAGACAGTAAATAACCTACGAAATATGTTATTTTCAGACCGAGTAAATAGTTCCGGTCACGGGCCACCGGCTCGGTCCGAGCGGGGGAGTATTGAACGCGGCCGGCCAAGCGACCGTATGGCACCCGAGCACGTCCTCGTCCCCCTGGACGGGTCGCCGCTGGCCGACGCGGCGCTGACACACGCACTGGAGACGTTCGACTGTCGCGTCACCGTCCTGAACGTCGTGACACCGCTCGACGACGGGATGAGCGAGGGCGGCGTCGTCGGCGCCGGCGAGCGCCGCCAGCGGCAGGCCCACGACCGTGCCCGGACGCTCGTCGATCGGGCCAGGACGGCGGCCAGCGCGGCCGATCGAGACGTGGAGACGGCCGTCGAGACCGGCGACCCGGCCGAGACGATCCTCGCGTTCGTCGACGGAAACGCCGTCGATCACGTCGTCATGGGCGGGCACGGACGGACCGATCCGTCCCTCGTCGACCGACTCCTCGGGACCGTCGCGACGGCCGTCGTCAGCGAGGCGCCGGTGACCGTCACCGTCGTCAGGTAACGCCCAGCGCGGTCGCGAGCACGCGATAGAGGCCGAAGCCGATGCCGACCGACGTGCCGAGCGTCAGCACCCAGAACGTCAGCGTCACGCCGATCTTCCGCCGGGAGACGCCGGTCGATCCCGCCGCGAGTCCGCCGCCGATGACCCCGGAGATGATGATGTTGTTGAACGAGATCGGGATTCCCAGCGCGATCGCCACCTGTGCGATGACGAACCCGGGGACCAGCGCCGCGATCGATCGACGGATTCCCAGCTGTGCGTACTCCCGCGAGGTCGCCTGGAGGAGCCGCGGCGCGCCCATCCACGCGCCCGCGAGGATCCCGCTCGCACCGATCGCCAGCAGCGCGACCCCCGGCAGCCCCAGTTCGACCCGGTAGAGGTTCTCCAGGGGCCCGGTGGCCAGTCCCACCTGACTCCCGCCACTGGAGAACGCGACGACGCTCCCCAGTGCGACCAGGAACGTCTTCACGCCGCGGTCGATCGAGTCGAGCGTCCGGCGGCGGATGAACGCGAACCCGCCGAGTGCGGCGAGCAGCGTCGCCGCGAGCACGTCCAGTTCGAGGCCGGCGACCGCCGGCGTCGTCACGAACCGTCCGAGAAAGCCCGCCAGCGACGCCTGTGTCTCCCCCGGCGCTGCGGGGATGACACTCAACTGGACGTTGGCGACGATCCCGCTGACCACTGCCGCCAGTGCCGG from Haloarcula pelagica carries:
- a CDS encoding universal stress protein; its protein translation is MAPEHVLVPLDGSPLADAALTHALETFDCRVTVLNVVTPLDDGMSEGGVVGAGERRQRQAHDRARTLVDRARTAASAADRDVETAVETGDPAETILAFVDGNAVDHVVMGGHGRTDPSLVDRLLGTVATAVVSEAPVTVTVVR
- a CDS encoding inorganic phosphate transporter is translated as MATLGFWVLVGLATLTGLGTAWALGANSNSPPFAPAIGANAISTMRAAFLIGILAALGALTQGGSISETVGSGLIAGEPITSLAATAGLLTATAFMAFGVYSGYPVPAAFATTGAMVGVGLSLGGAPVYDTYREILLFWVLVPPVSGGLAYLTATLLRRDDIPETVSVPALAAVVSGIVANVQLSVIPAAPGETQASLAGFLGRFVTTPAVAGLELDVLAATLLAALGGFAFIRRRTLDSIDRGVKTFLVALGSVVAFSSGGSQVGLATGPLENLYRVELGLPGVALLAIGASGILAGAWMGAPRLLQATSREYAQLGIRRSIAALVPGFVIAQVAIALGIPISFNNIIISGVIGGGLAAGSTGVSRRKIGVTLTFWVLTLGTSVGIGFGLYRVLATALGVT